From Candidatus Nomurabacteria bacterium, one genomic window encodes:
- a CDS encoding CTP synthase: MRSSQKYIIVTGGVISGNGKGITSASIGACLKARGVKVNMLKFDMYLNVDAGTLKPGKHGEVFVTKDGAETDLDLGHYERFLDTEMTHKSSIMQGRILKEIIDKERSGGFKGDDVQVLPHVTNAIQDKILEAAEGFDVQMVELGGTVGDYEGMAFVEAVRQFAHRVGRENIIYVHVVYLPYLEVSNEIKTKPAQNAARDLRSIGINPDFLVARCEHAPQSNTIFKLSLFTDIPEERIVVLQNASTVYEVPLTLEKRGMASEIARKLGVKHQPDLSAWKTVVSSAKKQYSKTVKIGMVAKYLDNLDTYMSVTEALKAAAWSEKVNLEVIWVNAEEIEKLNQRELALELMKYHGILVPGGFGERGIEGMIATANQAIHAKIPYFGICLGLQVATIAFARNQGLVRANSKEFNPKGDQLVISTMPGQEGKEMTGGTMRLGNYPCDLTKGSLAEQLYGKPKIVERHRHRFEFNPEYKDMLVAAGLKITGICPENGLAEIIELGDHPYFIGCQYHPEFLSRPTRPHPLFSGLIRAAKKRT; this comes from the coding sequence GTGCGTAGTTCTCAGAAATACATAATTGTCACTGGCGGGGTAATATCTGGTAACGGCAAAGGCATAACCAGCGCCAGTATTGGTGCCTGTCTAAAGGCGCGAGGAGTGAAGGTGAATATGCTGAAATTCGATATGTACCTAAACGTCGATGCGGGTACACTCAAACCAGGCAAACATGGAGAAGTCTTCGTAACCAAAGATGGTGCCGAAACTGACCTCGACCTTGGTCATTACGAACGTTTCTTAGATACCGAGATGACTCACAAAAGCTCAATTATGCAGGGGCGAATTTTAAAAGAGATAATCGACAAAGAGCGGTCTGGCGGCTTTAAAGGGGATGATGTACAAGTCTTGCCGCATGTAACTAACGCCATACAAGATAAAATTCTCGAAGCTGCCGAAGGCTTTGATGTGCAAATGGTTGAGCTTGGTGGTACGGTTGGAGACTACGAAGGCATGGCGTTTGTCGAAGCGGTACGTCAGTTTGCCCACAGGGTCGGCCGCGAGAATATCATCTATGTCCACGTCGTTTATTTGCCTTACTTAGAAGTAAGTAACGAAATCAAAACCAAGCCTGCTCAAAATGCCGCCCGTGACTTGCGGAGTATTGGTATAAACCCAGACTTTTTGGTTGCGCGCTGTGAACACGCCCCGCAATCAAACACCATTTTTAAACTCAGTTTATTTACAGATATACCCGAAGAACGCATCGTGGTCTTGCAAAACGCCTCGACGGTTTACGAAGTGCCTCTAACGCTCGAAAAGCGAGGTATGGCCAGTGAGATAGCCCGGAAACTTGGAGTCAAACATCAACCAGATTTGTCTGCCTGGAAAACAGTGGTTAGCTCTGCCAAGAAGCAATATTCCAAGACAGTAAAAATCGGCATGGTCGCCAAATATCTAGACAATCTCGATACCTACATGTCAGTTACCGAAGCCCTAAAAGCAGCTGCCTGGAGCGAAAAAGTTAACCTCGAAGTAATTTGGGTAAATGCCGAAGAGATCGAAAAGCTTAATCAGCGCGAGTTGGCTCTAGAGCTCATGAAATATCATGGTATTTTGGTTCCAGGAGGCTTTGGTGAGCGGGGTATCGAAGGCATGATTGCCACAGCCAACCAAGCTATCCATGCTAAAATTCCGTATTTTGGTATTTGTCTTGGCTTGCAAGTTGCCACAATCGCGTTTGCCCGCAATCAAGGTTTAGTACGAGCAAACTCTAAAGAATTCAACCCAAAAGGTGATCAGCTGGTGATTTCGACTATGCCTGGTCAAGAAGGTAAGGAAATGACTGGCGGCACGATGCGCCTAGGTAACTACCCCTGTGATTTAACCAAAGGCTCGTTAGCCGAGCAGCTATATGGCAAGCCTAAGATCGTCGAACGGCATCGGCATCGGTTTGAATTCAACCCAGAATATAAAGACATGCTTGTAGCAGCTGGACTGAAAATAACTGGTATATGCCCAGAAAACGGACTTGCAGAAATTATTGAGCTTGGCGACCATCCATATTTTATTGGCTGTCAGTACCACCCTGAGTTTTTGTCGCGCCCAACCCGACCACATCCGCTCTTTAGTGGACTAATCCGAGCGGCTAAGAAACGCACCTAA
- a CDS encoding response regulator, with the protein MDKQKKVLFVEDDNGLAAVYVTRLEAEGFNVRRVENGEEALAAALEYKPDIVLLDAMMPKVSGFDVLDILRNTPETANLRVIMLTALSQDSDKQRAQELGVDDYLVKSQVVIADVVERIKHHLGI; encoded by the coding sequence ATGGATAAGCAGAAAAAAGTACTTTTTGTAGAAGATGACAATGGCCTAGCAGCCGTATATGTAACCAGGCTCGAAGCCGAAGGCTTTAATGTTCGTCGTGTCGAAAACGGCGAAGAGGCCTTAGCAGCCGCGCTCGAATACAAGCCTGACATTGTATTGCTCGATGCAATGATGCCTAAGGTAAGTGGATTCGATGTTCTCGATATTTTGCGCAACACCCCAGAAACTGCCAATTTGCGGGTAATAATGCTTACTGCACTTAGCCAAGATAGTGATAAGCAGCGAGCCCAAGAACTGGGTGTCGACGATTACTTGGTCAAATCTCAAGTGGTTATTGCCGATGTCGTCGAACGAATCAAACACCATCTTGGCATCTAG